The genomic window cttcaGGTGATTTAGAAAATCACTAAGGCATGAACAAAATCGTAATTCAGGTATACTTGTATTTTGGagtcatttgtgttttttaaagctTTGTAAGTTATTCAGCACTTAACTGGTGTATAAGAGGAGTCTCCTAATGAAGAAAATTTTGCAAAGACTTATCCATCAAAGTATTTTTCTTGAAGCATTAACAACTAGTGGAAAGTACTTAAGTGACATAAAGAGGGTGCTATCTAAAGAGGATTATACCGATGCTGCACCGGCCCTATTTCAGGTACTCAGCTGGGTGAGGTCATCACTGGGCCAGAGCCGTGGTCCTGAGTGTGGGTCCAGGACTGCCAGCATCAGCAACAAAAACAGCAACACTTGGGACCTGTGAGGAATGCACACTCCTACTTTGGGTTGGGCTCCAGTcatgtctgttttgttttacttaatataagccacataccatacaattcaccctttcaaagtgtacaattcagggcTTTTTTAGTAAGTGATTCTAAGGCACGCTCAAGGCTGAGAGCCACTGGGCTCAGTCTGGGTCCCTTCTGGCTCAAGGAGAACCTATGGAGAACCTTTGGGCACATTTTGGGGGAGAACCCTGATAGTTATGAATTACCAGGAACAGTGCCAGCCTCCGCACCCAACCTTGTTTCACTTCCACCTCCCTGCTCCTGGGAAGGAAGGTGGGGCTCTACTGTACAGTTAAAACTCAGGCCTGGGGTTTAAGAGACCAGCTCCCTGCATGCTGTCTCCAGCAGACCACCAGAAAATACGTGCTAGGTAAATGATTAAACTGATTTCTGGAATTGGCTAAAATCTTTTGAACAAACTTGtttattcaaaatataaagttCACTAAACACCGTGGTTATTTCAAACTTAGCAATCGAATTGCTTTATTAAAGTCAAATTCCAAGATGAAAGATCCTTAGTCCACATATAGGAAAGAAATATCTTGTTAAACCTGGTGGCTTATGTAGAGGCTAAAGTAGGCAATTCAGTGAAGCGGTAAGGACAAGACACCACAATCCTTTAGTTTGCGTTACCATCCCCAGAAACAAATGCTTTCCCTTCCTTGTTTAAGTGTTCCAGCTCTTCTGTCAGTCTAACAATGGAGCACAAAGTACAGCATGTTTACACGTCCAGCATGTATATATACAATGAACTTACTGTATGGGTCAAGTTAGTTTTTATACATCCCCTCCTCCCAGGGAAAATTTCCAGTTTCCCGCCCAGTCAGTATTCTTGCTAGGGCATGACAGTAGTTCCTACAAGATCATCTAGGTCATGACAAAAGAGGAACTGAAACATTGTAAATACAAGACTGTAAACCGTAAATTAATAGGAACGAGCTCACTGCGGCGTACCTGCAGGGGTAGGGACTTTCTCCCCCGAAGTCTATTAAGTACCTGTTCTCAGGTGACCGCAAAGGACGTTTATGAGTGGCAAGGAAGGCTTTGACTATTATTTACCTTATACACCTCCTTGAGCACTCCCACCTTGCAGTTTGCCCCTTCATGGCACCGCTTCAGAACGTTCTAGCAGTTTACAAGTTTCTAGTGCCATGGCTATCGCCAAGGGGTGTCATCTGTGTGAAGTATCTTACTTAATTTCTGCACTTGCGTGTGTTCCTTCATACCCTGCTTTTCTttcccttgttttcagttctacagCTTTCTACATCTTAGCTCTTATACTCATCACCTTGCAACAAAGAGTTCATTTGAGCATGTCCATTGCTTGAGAGGTGACTTCTGAAGCTGCTGCCATCTATGATGAACTTAAATAGCAAGCTCTGGTAGAACTAGTCAGAAAAAAAGCAGTGAGCCTGCTCGACATCAACTAAGATTAACAAAAGAGCTGCAAGGCAAGAGAGCACCCAGTCTAAACACCTCACCTTCCCAACAAGGCAGCTtgtcaggaaccaggccaaacttGAACTCAAGACTACTGACTTCTGAGCCAGGCATTCCTCAGCCCTGGGAAGGCCTTTCAAAGGATTCGGGCAATTGCACAGTACAACTGAAAGGCTGTACACTACTTTGTGGGGGGCTGAGGGCCAAACCTCAAACACATCTCTGGTGACAAGTTTGCAAATATGGCATCTCTGAGAAAACAGTGCAACTGAGGTCCACCAGTTCACACCTCTCATGGAGCTAAGGGCTGCCAAATCTCAAactcattccattttttaaaaagtaattcacATTAGCTCCAAAAGAAGTTTAAGAAATCTTGGGGGCAAATCAAGACTCGGTCATTGAATTATTGCATTACTGTAACATTCCTGTGGAGTATTTAATCTGACGTGCTGATTAGAGGAAAAATAACAAGGTACAGATTCATTAGAGGAAAacgagaaaaataaatttaatatctaACATGCAAATCAACTTTCCCAAGAAACGGCTTCATAAAGCAAAGCTAAAAGATGACCGCAAATCCTGCTGAGAAATGATTTCTACTGTATATGGAGGACGAGTCGAGAAGCTGCTGCTGTTGGAGACACCACTGACAGTGGGCACACCCACAGTCCACATGTGCCATcacaggtttgtgctaacatatACTTTGTAAAAACCACTAGTTAAGCTTCAAAGTTGTGAAAAAATCTCAACAGGTTTTCTTTGCAGGTTTAATGATTTTTATCCACAGATTTAGTTTGAAAACCTTAAAAGACTATTTATACCGAAACCACCCCAGCCTTTTAGGAAGGTAAGAAAGATTGTGTCGAGCTGCTCAGCAGAGCTGGAGGAACACTAATTTTTTATCTACTCAACTCAAGGACTTGAGCTGCAACAATTAAAATGCCTGcttggagcaggtgtagctcagtggttgagcacctgcttcccatgtacaagatcccggGGTCAATCCCCGGgagctccttaaaaaaaaaaaaaaaggcttgctTTGGAAACAGAAAACTGTAAACACAAACTCCTTCCATGGCCTTGGTCCCCGAAGAGGCCGTACCTGTAGAACTCAGAACCCAGCGCCAACCACGCGATCTGCCAGGAACGGGCTCTGGTAGTGTTCCTAGGCTCTCTCCCGTGCTGTTCGTCCCAGGGGCTCAGTCAAGGGCTGGAGGACTCCTTTTGCAAGCCGCCAGTGAAAAGGGGAGGGGAACAGGGCAGCTCATGCCTGGCACTTGACTCAAAATGTCACctccaaagaaaaaacaaaaaaaagtcatCTCCGTCTGGGAGTGGGGCCTGCTGCCCAGAGCTTCCTGGACGCCAGGGGCTGAGCTGACACCTCCAGAGACTGCTTCGCTTTAAACTCAAGGCCACGGACATCACCGGCACTTGGACTTTCCTGCTTCTCAAGTTTTGGTCCTAATAGGGTGGCtacattttaaagcaaaatatttcTGCCTTCAGACACAGAGGTGAGGGGATGCCTGAACAGGAAGGAGCGGACATTACGGCAAAAGATACTTGGTTTCTGAGACTGGATCTGAAACCAAATTCCAGCTCAAGTGGAAAATTGAAGAGAACATGCATCAGTTTCTGAATGCTTTTATTCAAAAGATGGCCGATTTTAAGTGTTGAAGGAACTTGGGCCAATGATTTAAAACCACCATTTTAGGACACtggcaaaatatatatttttcaaaaatcactcATCAGAACATACCAACTGCATACAGGGACTCCCTTCTGGactgtcttttaattttaaaagtttttatttaattttaaaagtttttattttttttaaagtcttctacCTTTAGAAGTTTGTGGTTAAACAACATAACTAGATCATGGTTTGATTCTAGCGAAGATGcttgaaaaaagaaatcacacCAGCAATGTGCCTTTAGGCCTTCACTATCTACTCTCTATGTACAAAGAAACCAGATTGCTTTCTGATGCTTTTGTTCATAGTTCTTAAAAATCCATATATTAAGTTATCCGACTCATCAGTCTGTCTACAAGTTGACAGGctacagaatattttctttttgttgtcatttgaCTACCTCTGTTACTCATGTAAATAATACTCTTTGTTGGAAATAATGAGCCTTAGTTGTTTTTATAGAAGTTCCGTAAGCTACCAGAACGTAAGGATAAGGGCAGCCTGAACTTTGAAGGGCTGGGAAAAAAGCTGCAAATGGAAGGGCGTGTAACCTATCAGTCAAGGACCGCGACATTTCTTCCAAAGAAACAAACACATTAACTTTTTTGTTAATGTCCTACAAGTGACACGTCGGTTTCCTCAAAGGAAAGCTGTACTTGAATTCCAGTTCCACTTTAAGAAATGCCTGTGTGCCCTGGTCAGCTGACCCTGTGAAGGACAGGCATACTCTCAGAACAATTGGAGGTGGCCTCGCGAGGAGGAAGAATCTGGCAACACCAGGGCATCGCGTGCTAACTCTGAAAAGCCAGCCTAGGAGTGACAGCAGCTCACGGCCTAGTTACCAAGTTCCTCTAGTCATGTTTTAAACACAATATGAGAAGGACCCTTCGGAGGAGTTAAATACCGAGAAAGGTAGGTGCCACTAAATGCGTTTGTCCGTTTGTCCTGGGGCAGCCTAGTGTTGGGGAGCAGTGTAGACTGAGCCTGGGTTTGACTTGGTTTGTCATTCTGTGCTGGTCAACCTTGGGTGGCTCACTTAGCCTCTCTGTTCTTGTTTCCTctgctgtaaaatggggataacaatagCACCTACATGTTTGCGACAGTCCTAGATGAACTACCAGACCCTCCTGTGCCATCTGCAGGCCTTAAAACTTCAGGTGCACCCTCTAATATACCCGTTTAGGGCACATTACAGGACGCGCAGAGCACTTCCCATGGCACCCCGGCTGATCCTGGCTACCACGCTGCGGCGGCAGGCGGCCCTGGAGGGTCCCTCCCACGCTCCCCTCTCCGAGCACGGAGGGCTGGGATCCGGCTTTCCTGCCCGTCGTGAACTTCCTTCCATTTCCAAGATCCCTGGGGACCTGGAGTCCCGGAGCCTGCAGACCCCAGAAAGGCCAACCGGGAAATCCTGAAGCAGCAGCTGCTCTTCGTGCCCTCTGGGGCACCTGGGGGGCGGTGTAGCGCCCCAGGAGCATCCGAGGGTGTCCCAGATGCCGGGCCCTGCTCCCAGGGAAGGGGGGCGGTCCTGCTCCAACACCTGGGGGCGCGACCCGACCCCGTGCCGCCCCAAGACACTGCTTTGGAAAGGggccccaggcagagagagacGTAGCCCAGCCCACCCGGGCAGAGGGCGAGGCCAACCCGTGCCAGGACCACGTGACCTCCTGGACTTGGTTCTTAGAGGGGACGGGGCAGGAGGCACAGGGGACGAACCCCACAGCGGAACGCCCAGCCAGGGCTGGGCGAGAGGCCTGGCGACCCTGTCACCACCTGGCCGCGCCACTCGGGCCCCGGGGACCCTCGGTGAGGTAGGTGGTAcagccccattttacaggcgGGCAGACTGAGGCAGAAGAAGACGCAAGAGCGTGCTTTTAATCACAGCAGGCGACGCCTCGAGAGCCCGGGTGGCCTCCCGTTCCCGGGGCTGGGTGCCAGCACTTAGAGACCAGGGTGAAAACACCAGACACCAGCGCCCTTCCTCCCCGTCCCCTGAGGCTCCACGCACAGAAACACAGCAGCAGGGGCCCGCCTGCAGTTTGTTCCCCGGCGGGCAGGGGGCGCGCCTCTGGCCTTGGGGGACTCCATCGTGCTGGGTGAGGCCCCAGGCGGGCCCCACGGGCCTCGGCCAGCTGCTCTGGGGCTGGCACGCGCCGTCCAAGGCGCGCTGTGGGAACCCGGGGGTCGGGAGCACCCACCTGCCCCTGCTCCGCGCTCTACAGCTCGGGGTCCGGCCCAGAACCCAGCTGGGGGGACGCCAGCCCCACCTGCCCTCGGAGTCCTGCGGGTCACGCCggccgaggcccagagagggcggACTCCGGGGGCAGGTGGGTGAGCGGTGTTCTTTGGCTGGAAGCAAAAGGCCATTCTGGCGGGGCGGGGGGCTGTCTGCTCAGCTCGGGGCCTTTCTGGAACTGGGCGTGGGGTGAGGTATTTCCCAGCCCAGGGCAGAACCGTCAAGCAGCTCGTTCCCACCTCCCCGTGGCCACCCATTTACAACAAAGGGGTAAACTCTGGGGAGGACGCGTCAGGATGAACTTGGATGCCGAAGTTCACTGGCACAGCGTGAGAGAAGCTCGAAGCTGGCTTTCCTTCGAAAGAGTGGCAAGTCGGGCACTGCGCTGGCGCTCCCGGCGGGGCGCTCCCCGCCTGTGGTCTGGTGGGACGTCAACGCTGGGGGGCCATCTGGACTCAGCCCGGCCCCGGCTGCCACCCCGTGCGCTCTCCTGCGGCCTCCCGGAGCCCCTGGTCCTCCCTGGGTGCAGGGGGCTCTCCAGAGCCGGGCGGGGGTGTGGGGCGGGGGTGTGGGGGCGGGAGCAGAGCCAGCCGGGAGGAGGAAGAGGCACTTCAGTTTGGGCTGGTGTTCGTGGAGGCGGCCCTGGCCCCGGAGACGAGGCCGCCCGGCCCCGGCCTGGCCGCGGCGCTGGTTGTCACAGCAGAGCCCGGTGGTGGCGGCACAGGTAGGCACTTGGCAGCActcccagggcagggctgggggctccgCTCGGTCTCCGCGCACTGCTAGGTCATCAGGATGGGCTTCTGCCGGACTTCCAGGATGTCTGGGCGGGCAGCAGGGAGCGGAGGAAAGGGAGGTTGGAGGCGCCGAGGGCGAGAGCCACGGGGCCGGCGTTGGCACAGGAAGCCCTGCTCCGGGGTTCTCGCGCCTTCCCCGCTGACCCGCAGGGAACTGCAGGTGCGCCCACCACCCTACTTTACAGACGGGAAACAGACTTGGGGCCATTACAGTGCCCGGTCAAGGCCAAGTGGACATGGAGCTCAGCACTGCTGCCGTCGCGCCCACCTGGGAGTCCTGCCTGACCCACCAGGGGGTCCCCAATCACTCAGGAGGGGACCCCCAAGGGCCTCCAGAGATGTGCAAAGGGAGACCTTTAGGGGCCCCAGCTGAAGTCTGAAACAGGGAGCCAAGACGCCTCCGTGGAAACACAGGCTGACTGGAAACGACGGCGCGGGCTGAGCCGATGCCCCCAGTGTCCTGGGGTCCAGGGCCCAGGAAGCAGCTGGCTACAAAGGTTACTGTTCCCACATCGCCCAGCCTTACCTGTCAGAATCCGATGCAGCGGCAAGGTGACGTAGGTCAAGTGTGCATAGAGAAGGAAATTTCCGTCTGCTCTGTTCAGCTTCAGCCACGACCCGACCAGGGACCGCCCCGTGCCAGACAGGGACCGAGACCGCAGATTGGTCGCGTTGTGCAGATTGGCTGCGGGGAGAGAGCCAGGTCAGCgcccccggggcgggggggagtcACTGGGGtggaggaagctggggagccCCGGCCGTCCCAGCCCTGGTGCCACCCTCTGCTGCCGCCCGGACCCCGGGCACCCCTTACCCACAACTCCACCGGCACCGCGGCCCTGCCTGCCCGCCCAGCCTCCCCCCGCGCCCGGGGCTGCTGGCCAGGGCACACCCTGCTCGTGCTGCCACGCAGCTGCCCCGTGGCTCCGTGTCTGCAGCGCAGGGGTCAGCAAGGTGTGGGGACCTCACACCACAGTGGCGGGCTGGGACAGGGACCAGCACTTTCCGACCGCTTGGGAAACGAGCCCCGAGTGGGGCACGACAGTGCTGGGGGGGAGGCCTGCTGCCCCGGGGAGAGGGTCTTGCCAGTGGCGCCCACAGCCCCACGGGTCAAAGGCTGCCGTCCTTTCCTTCCCCGTCACTCCCCAGCTCCCTGCACAGGGCCCGGCccagggaagggggcagggagcTTGCCGGGGCCCTCCGGCCCCTGCCTTCGCTCGTCACTGCGTGGAGCTGTCCCCGGGCCGGGTCCAGAGCCCAGAGCTGAGGACACGGCGGTGTCCACCCCTCCTCCAGGGGGGCCTCCGAGCAGAGCCTGAGCGTTCCCGTCTGACCGTCGCCCCCTTGCTTACAACCCTCCCGTGGCTCCCGACCCCCGAGGAGCCCCGCCATCCGCCCCGCGAGCTGGACAGGCAGAGGCACCGTCCGCGGACAGGGAAGGGTGACGAGAGCGGGCTTGCCGGGAGCGAGCAGACACGAGCAGGCGGCCGCCAGAGGCGGCGGGGCCCGGCGCAGCCCGGCACGAGGGCGTGTGCGCCCACGACCGCTGGAGGACGAGCAGCGCCCGAGGCGGCCCGGCGAGGCCCGAGGAGCACCAGCAACTGAAGGTTCTAGAGTGGAGGGCGAGCTGGCCAAGAAGACACCAGGACTTGCACCAGGGGGCCTGGAGCGGGCAGAGCTCCCCTCTCCCTTGGCAGTGACCCCTCACACCGGCTGAGTGACCATCAGCTCTTCTCACACAATTCGGGGGAACCCCAGAAGCCGGAGAGCCCCTGGGCTGTCCACAGAAGGCTGCGGGGACAGGCTCCCGCGCCCTCTCCCAGGGAGGGGTCCGCGGCGGCCCAGATTCTGAACGCCGGGGCCCCGGGGGTGGACGTGCCCGGGCAGGGGGCCCGCccgcctgcccccagccccacccccagcgcCCTGCACGCTGGAGGGGACGGCCGGGCAGCCAGTCTTGACCGAGGGGAGGACGGAGAGCGGGCACGGGCAGGGTCACCTCCGCCGTCGTCCTCCCGGAAGAACTCCTCGCTGTCGTTGGCCGAGTGCGACTTCTTCATCTCGGCCATGTGGTGCCGCGGCACCTTCCTCTTGAGGGACGGGGAGAAGAAGGTGGGCCGGGTGCTCCGctcgggggtggggggcgtgCTGAAGGAGGTCACCTGGAACGGGGGGCCGCAGTCGCGAGGCAGCAGGGGCACCCCGGGGCGCCCCAAGCCCGCCCGTGCCCTGCCCAGCGCGGGGCCCCCTGCGGGGGAAGAGGCACCGGCCTCAGGCTCCGGCCGCGGTGGCGGGCGGCTGAGCGGCCTGGGCCACTGGGGGACAGTCCTGCCCAGGAGGCGGCGCCGAGgcgggggcaggcaggaggcccgGCGCGTGCAGCCAGCCCCCGACACTGCCCCAAGCGTGACCCCCGATGCGAATTCCCCGGATCCTCCCGCCCGCGAGCCGCCGAGGGCAGAAACCCGGGCAGGGACCCCGACCTGCCACCTGCCGAGGCCACCCGGCAAGACGGGGCCAAGCCGGCAGCGCCAGCCCACCACGCCTCCCCAGCTCCCCCTTCTCCAGCCTCTCCCTGACCGCAGCCTCCTCTCCACCAGGCCTGCGGCTGAGGAGCTCTAGGCCCcgcctccccttctcctccctgcccGGCCGCTCCCTTCACCACTGCACAGGGCCAGGAGGCACACGGCacaggtccctgccctcaaggagctcacagtctgcTGGGGAGACAGACTGGGAATGGGACAACACACACAGCACGTCGGCCACTGAGGCTTCGAGGGGAAGGCACAGGACATGGGGAGCACAGAGGCGAGAGCGTTCAgggatcagggaaggcttcctggaggaggtgccgCTCGAGCTGGGTCTTGAAGGACGAGTAGGAGTTCGCCAGGTGAAGAAGGGGGGGAAGGGCGTTCCAGGCAGCGGGAACttggcccctctcctccctcctccccatgcAAACAAGCATCTGAGGAACAGGATGAGCTGGGCTGGGGCTTCCGGGGGCCCCGGCAGCCTCCTGGTCGCCGCTGCAGCATCCACCGAGTCCTGGCGGCCGCTGGGCTCCGGACGCTCCTCCCATAAGCCAGGAAGGTTTTCAaaagacacaagaacacacaccAGAAACCACAACACACAGTCTGCGGCGGCCTAGCCCCAGCCCCCAGCGGCCCTCTGTCAAGGGGCCCGAGTGACAGGGCACAGAGGTGGCGGGGCCTGGGCTGCGCTGGGAGGGCAGCTGCAGGGTCCGGCCCAGGCCCCCCCAGGGGCTCACGGGTGCCTCACAGCACTGGATCGGGGAGGCCGCCACTGCCCGCGACAGAGCGAGAGCAAGACTCAGGCGGGCCCGGGACACGTCCTCTGTCACCCGGCCAACGCGGGGCTGCAGCCAGCACCCAGCCCTGTCCAGCCTGGAAGCTGGGCCACGTTGACGGGACGACTTGGACGCACGAGTCAGGCTAGGGGCACGGGGCCCTTGTCTACAGTCCGTGGGCCCCGGGGTCCCCGTCCCAGCAAGGAACCAAACATCAACAGTTTCTATTCCAAAGACAAGAGCGGGCCCTGCCTGCCTGAAATTCTCAGCCATCTgcgctaaaaaaaaaaaaaaaatcgaatgGCATTTATTGTCTCGGCTCTGCTTTGCACATTCACTgtgaaaaatctaaaaataaaacaggtataaagaggagaagaaaaactgCTGCCCAAGCACCTGCGGACGCCCGGCTGAGAGCGCGGCACACGCTCTCCTCGGGCCAGCGTTCCCAGCGGGCCTCTCGCCCAGCAGCCGGGCAGCCAACAGGAAGCGCAGCAGCTGCGGCCCGGGGAGCCCCGCTGCGGGCGGGCCCCTGCGGGTGCTTGAGGAACCGCGGCTCCTCCGAGCCTCTCGACACCTCGGCAAGGGGGTCTTTCCATCCCATTTCCAGATGggaaaaccgaggctcagagaggaaggCCTTGTCCGAGGCAATGGGATTCCAGCTCGGCCTGCCTCCCGGCCAGCGGCACTCgcacccctgccctccccagggcTGGACTCTGCCCTAGAAGACCCCGGAGGGCGCAGCAGCCCGGGGCCGGGAACTGGGGGCCGCGGCGGGCTCTGGGGATGAAGCTGCCCCCACACGGCGCCCCACCTGAGGGAAGGCGGGTGCCGGggagccaggaggccttgggtggCAGGCGAACCAGTGCTGTGCCCACCCTACCCGCGGGGCAGCTGATAGCGTATTAACACAggagctgggaggaggggagCCGCGTGGCCCAGGAGGGCAGCTCCTCATCACCCCCGCCCGGCTCAGAAGCCGTGGGCCCGGCCGCCCACGGGCCTGCCTCGGGGAGCCCGTGGGGGCCGGTGGGGGCCGGTGGGAGCCCGTGGCTCTCCTGCGGGCCTTCAGGCTGGTGCGGTGGCAGCTCAGGAAGCAGAGACCTCTGGCCCTggtgctgtgtgaccttgggcaagccacGCCCCTCTCTGAACGTCCACCTCCTCCCAGGTGGAATGGGAGGCTGACATCCACCTCTGGGGGTGCTGTGAGGAGCAGGGGGATGGTGGGTGTGCCTCCGAGAGGCAGGGGGCCCCGCCCCGCTGTGCAGCCCTTACCCGCTCGTGCATGGGCGAAGCTGGGCTGGAGTCCTCTTCGGTCCCACAGGGGGACGTGTCCCCTGTGGACACGCGGCTGACCGCCATCTCAGCGTGGCCCTTGCCCTGCGGCCCTTTCATGCGCACAAACTCCATATTGTTGTACTTGTAGAAGCCAAATGACATCTTCTGCGCCATGCGCGCAGCCACGCTCACCTGTGGGCAGATGGGAGATGGCAGGAGGACTGGGCAGGGACGGCGCCACAGGGTCTCCCCTGGGACGCAGGCGGCCAGGACGACCAGCCCTCACCTGGGGGCTTCCGGGGGAGGGTCTCGGGCTCTGCCTGCAGCCCCGCCAGGCCCACAGGCAGGGCAGTGCCGGGCATTCCTGCTTTCCTCGCTACCGGGTGACCCAGGAGCCACAGCCACGCCTGGCGCCAGGCAAGGACCCCCGCTCCAGGAGGGCTGGGCGGCCTCAGGACGGCCGCGGGCCGGCGGCCCACCCCTGGCTCCCCCAGCTTCCAGCTTAGTCTGTCAGTGGCCAGTCTGGCTCTGCAGGCCCAAGGCCAGTCAGCGCAGGCCAGTGACTCAAGGCTGTGAGGGAGTCGGGGGTGGCTGTGGTTCaggcagttgagcgcctgcctcccacacgcgaggcccagggttccatccccggtgcctcctaaaaacagaagcaaacaacaagcaaacgagTCAGCGGAtgcaggggagccaatgtggctcagtgcttaAGCGCCGGCTCCCCACATACGAGGTTCCAGTTCCACCCCCAGGCCCAGCACCTCAACGTCAGCGGTCGGTCCCCCGGGAACTACAGAGCAGGAGGAAGCCCCACCCACACTGCCACGGAGGCAAGAGGCCCGAGGGAACGGAGACGCACCGCGACAAGTGCCCCACAAGGTGGCCAGGAACAActtggcggggggaggggggtgtcGAAGGGGGCTCAGGGCTATGGTGGGGCAGTTAGAGCACACGGGGGACCGCGGGGCCTGAGGGGGGCAGTTAGAGCACACGGGGGACCGCAGGGCCTGAGGGGGGCAGTTAGAGCACACGGGGGACCGCAGGGCCTGAGGGGGGCAGTTAGAGCACACGGGGGACCGCAGGGCCTGAGGGGGGCAGTTAGAGCACACGGGGGACCGCAGGGCCTGAGGGGGACAGTTAGAGCACATGGGGGGCCGCGGGGCCTGAGGGGGGGCGTTACAGCAGCGGGGGGAGGACTACAGAGGCTCCGAGTGGGGCGGTGAGAGCACAGAGCAGAGCCGGGCGTTTCCAAGCGTCCAGGACAAAGGGCGGCGGCAGCAGCGCCCGTCTGCGGGCGGCCGGGACCGTGCCCAGGACTCACGCGGTTGTCGTACACCTTCTTGAGCGCCTCGTAGCGGATTGAGCCCTGGAAGATGACGCCCTGGAAGGTGTTGGTCTTGTCGCTGGCCACCAGCTCCACGCAGaccatctccccttcccccacggTCATGTCGCTGAACACCTGGGGGCGCCGAGAGGAGACGCAAGTCGGCGGGTCCACGACCCGAGCCCCCGCCCCACTGCTCGCCCCCGGGGCTCGGGGAAGCCCTGCTTTGCAGGGGAGAATGGAGCCGAGCTGCTGAGACACTTGTCCGCGGCCACCCGGCTCCTCTACTGCTTCAGACCCtggggaaag from Dasypus novemcinctus isolate mDasNov1 chromosome 12, mDasNov1.1.hap2, whole genome shotgun sequence includes these protein-coding regions:
- the KIAA0930 gene encoding uncharacterized protein KIAA0930 homolog isoform X1, which produces MASARPPGRACASAPAGLRAGPPALPAAASAEPAGGAEAEERSLQHMLRAIAEERGRLSLRREVCGLGVFKEDRIAFWTWTFSTYFMEKGAPRQDDMLFYVRRKLAFVGSEGGMEGRKLAEAEPEVEVEVYRRDSKKLPGLGDPDIDWEESVCLNLILQKLDYMVTCAVCTRSDGGDIHIHRKKSQQVFASPSKHPMDSKGEESKISYPNIFFMIDSFEEVFSDMTVGEGEMVCVELVASDKTNTFQGVIFQGSIRYEALKKVYDNRVSVAARMAQKMSFGFYKYNNMEFVRMKGPQGKGHAEMAVSRVSTGDTSPCGTEEDSSPASPMHERVTSFSTPPTPERSTRPTFFSPSLKRKVPRHHMAEMKKSHSANDSEEFFREDDGGANLHNATNLRSRSLSGTGRSLVGSWLKLNRADGNFLLYAHLTYVTLPLHRILTDILEVRQKPILMT
- the KIAA0930 gene encoding uncharacterized protein KIAA0930 homolog isoform X3: MEKGAPRQDDMLFYVRRKLAFVGSEGGMEGRKLAEAEPEVEVEVYRRDSKKLPGLGDPDIDWEESVCLNLILQKLDYMVTCAVCTRSDGGDIHIHRKKSQQVFASPSKHPMDSKGEESKISYPNIFFMIDSFEEVFSDMTVGEGEMVCVELVASDKTNTFQGVIFQGSIRYEALKKVYDNRVSVAARMAQKMSFGFYKYNNMEFVRMKGPQGKGHAEMAVSRVSTGDTSPCGTEEDSSPASPMHERVTSFSTPPTPERSTRPTFFSPSLKRKVPRHHMAEMKKSHSANDSEEFFREDDGGANLHNATNLRSRSLSGTGRSLVGSWLKLNRADGNFLLYAHLTYVTLPLHRILTDILEVRQKPILMT